The window CTTAACCAAGTTGGATGGCACGCATAGGCCATTGGTAAACTTTGGCCAAGGGCTCATCCTCGACAGGTGTAGTAGCACTACTACTCCCAATAGGATAAGCATTATAGACCTTAACGGTCAGGAAAAAAAGTTGTTGCTGAATGCTCCAAATCCGCTGGCAGCATACAAAATGCCTGAAATGAAGATATTCAAGATAAAGGCTGCTGACGATTCTACCGATCTCTACTGTAGAATAATTAAGCCCATCGATTTTGACTCTACCAAGAAATATCCGGTGATAGTGTACGTGTATGGTGGCCCCCATTTACAGCTGGTGACCAACGAGTGGCTTGCCGGGGCAAGGCTTTGGGAATATTACATGGCCCAAAAGGGATATATTATGTTTACGGTTGATAACCGTGGTTCTTCGAACCGTGGCTTTGCTTTCGAAAGTGTAATCCATAGACATCTTGGGGTGAACGAGCTGGCGGATCAGATGCGGGGAGTCGATTATCTTTCAAAGTTGCCCTACGTGGATACATCTCGAATTGGTGTTCAAGGCTGGAGTTTTGGTGGATTTATGACTACAACCATGATGGTAAAGGAGAATAAAATCTTCAAAGTTGGAGTTGCCGGTGGACCAGTTATCGATTGGAAACTTTACGAGGTGATGTATGGCGAGCGATACATGGATACTCCTGAGGAAAATCCTGAAGGTTACAAGAACGCTGACTTGATCAATTTTGCAGGGGATCTTAAGGGTAAACTTTTGATTATCCATGGTGCCATCGACAATACGGTGGTTTGGCAGAATAGTCTTTTGTTTATTAATGAATGTATCAACAAAGGTGTTCAGGTTGACTATTTTGTTTACCCACGCGATGAGCATAATGTTAGAGGATACAGGCGCATTCATCTTATGCGTAAGATTACCGACTACTTCGACCAAAATCTAATGAAGTAGCGATGGTTTAATATTACCCCGAAGGCATTGCTTTCGGGGTTTTTTGTGCAATGAATAGGACTGTATATTCCCACATTGGGATTAAATGACGAATTTTACACTCGATTGAGAAGGACAATTATTCTTTGGTAAGCCTTGTTATTAGGGAGCTAAAAAATCTCGTAGTCAGGCTGCTTGTTGGTGATGTAGAATGGAGATTTGAGTAGAATGGATGTACGTAAATATTTTAAGGATAGCGTAAATGCTGATGTAGGTTATCGGCGAATTTGGCACATAGCCTTCCCAATTATTATTGGGAGCTTGGTGCAGAATCTTCTAAATATTACCGACACCATTTTCTTAGGACGACTGGGGGTGGTTGCTCTTGGTGCAGGTGCCATTGGTGGTTTGCTACACCTTGCTGCCGTAATGGTTGCTTATGGTTTTACCATTGGAACTCAAATTGTGGTGGCTCGCCGCTTTGGTCAAAAAAAGTATGGAAGCATTGGCATTACGCTTACACATTCCTTCTACTTTTTGCTCACCCTCTCGTTGCTGCTCTTTTGGGTGCTTTGGCAAATGGCTCCTACCATTTTAAGTGCAACGCTAAAGTCGCCACGGGTTATGGTGGCGGCGGTAGAGTTTATATCGTGGCGTAAATGGGGACTTTTTTTTGTCATAATCAGCTTGCTTTTTCAGTCTTTCTTCATTGGGATTGGACGCACAAAGATAATTTCGGTGGCAAACATAGTGGTAGTAATCACCAATATCATTCTGGACTACTGCATGATTTTTGGAAATTTTGGCTTCCCGGCCATGGGAATTGCCGGCGCTGCTTTAGCCTCTGTTTTGGCTGAGTTGCTAGGTGCCGTTTTCTACGTTGTTTACACCATGGTTGCCATCGATAGCGTAAAGTATAACCTCTTTGCGTTTACCCGCTTTAGCTCCAATTTTTTAAGGCCACTGCTGAGGGTTTCGTTGCCCACGATGCTTCAAAACCTACTCTCCTTTTCTTGCTGGTTGCTGTTCTTTTTATTTATTGAGAATATGGGTGAACGTGTGCTCGCCGCATCAAATATTGTTCGCAGCCTTTACGTGCTACTGTTAATTCCAGTATGGGGGTTTGCATCGGCCACCAGTAGCCTCACTAGCTATCTAATTGGAAGCGGTAGAAAGGAGGAGGTAATAAGGCTCGTAATGCGATCGGAAATGCTATCGCTGGTATCTGTTTTGGTGGTGTTGGCTGTGTCTGCCTTTTTTTCGCACGATTTGCTGATGCTCTTTACTACCGACTTGACGCTAGTGAAGTTTACGAGTCCAATTCTGTTGGTTGTGGCAGTTGCTGGTCCAATGCTTTCGATTGGTATGATTGCTTTTCAGGCAGTTGCGGGAACGGGTAAAACCAATATTACGCTACTGTTTGAAACCTCTGATTTGTTGCTCTACCTCTTTTTTGCTTTTCTATTCTCAATGGTGTTGCACTTTTCGATCTCTGCTGTTTGGACCGTGGAGATTCTCTATGGCGCTTTTCTGGCAGTGTCATCACTACTTTACCTAAAGTATGGAAAGTGGCGCAATGCCTCAATTTAATCTCTTTGTTTAAAGAAATAGAGAAGGGCACCCAACGCGTGCCCTTCTTTTGTTATTTATCGTCGTCCTTAACACAGTATCGCTTAATAACGTTGTAGGCATCTTTTACCCCCAGCTCGCCCGATTTGCTGATGTCTAAGCAACCTTTCTCGGTTTCCTGAAGGTAGAGCTGCACCAAACCTCTGTTGTAGTATGCCTCACCCAAGTTGGGGTAAAGATCAATTGCTTTGGTGTAGTCGGCAATGGATTTGGTAAACTCACCTGACAAGCAATCTAAATTTCCCCGATTGTAGTAAATGTAAGGGAAATCGGGCATGAGCCTTGCGGCTTCATTGAGATCCTCTATAGCCTCCTTATAGTTATAAATCACTACGTTTTGCTGCCTTTTAACCGATGGCTTTCCCGACTCGTTGAGTGTGACCGCCTGAAATGAGTTGTCAACGGAGTTGATGAACTCAATCATTTCGCCTTGAACGCTGCTGCGGTTGATAAGCGCAAATGGGTCGGTCTTGTCCTGTGCATAGAGCGTGCTATAGGCTTCAAGTGCACTGGTGTACCGCTTGAGATCACCCAGTAAAATGGCTTGTTCATAAAGTAGTGTTCGTGATGAGGTTCTCTCTATCAGGCTGTCCACCTTCTCAAGTTTTTCTTTCAATGTGTCTGGCGAGAGTGAACTGCGGTTTGCTGAGATGGCTGTAGGCACAAGGTCAAGACTTTTTCTAAAGTTTTCAAATTTCTGCGAATAGAAATTGGACGTTGTAGGTGGCTCGTAGGCTTCTACAGCAGTAATTCGGTAAAGCGGTTGCAGGGTAATATCCACCTTTTTGTTTTGAACCATATTGTTGCCTTCTGTGCCACGACCAAAATCAGCATCGAACGCAAGAAGCTTGTTGAACTTCTTACTGGTATCGGCAAATTCCGAAAAGTTTTTATCCCCCAGCTTAGATTTATATTCCTGAATTTTCTTCTGAGCAGTTTCGTAGTCAAGGTATGCCCCCTTTTCGTCATTAAGCTGGCGCTTAGCAACCGATCGGTTGAGGTAGGCTGTCGCAAAATCGGGGTATAGCTCAATAGCCTTGGTGTAGTCTTTTACCGACTCTTTGTATTTCCCTAGTTCGTAATACACGCCCCCCCGATTATAGTAAATGAGAACATTATTTGGGTTGAGTGCAGCAACTTGATTGTAGTCGTTCAAAGCATTATTATAGTCCCCAATGGATGATCGGATAAGTGCCCGATTGTAGAGCGTTAAGGCATTTTCGGGCTCTATGGTGAGAACCTTGTTGAAATCACTAAGTGCACCCTTAATATCTCCTTTGCTGTTCCTTACAAGCGCACGGCTAAAGTATGCGAGGGTGACGGTTGAGTCGAGCTGTATTGTTTTATTCAAGTCGATTAATGCAGAATCCAACTTCTCCATTTTGAGGTAAAGCATTCCGCGCTTAAGGTAGGGCTCTGGATTTAGGTTGTTAAGCGTAAGTGCTTTGTTGTAATCGGAAAGGGCACCAGCTGTGTCTTTTAGATAAATTTTTGCTGTTCCGCGGTTGATGTATGCATCTGCAAACTTAGGGTCGAGCTTGATAGCTGTCCCAAAATCCTTGAGCGCATCTTCAAAGTCCTGCCTTAGGAAATTGGTAATACCTCTGTTAAAATATACTCCTGGAATATCAACCCGAAGGTCAAGCGTTTTATCGAAATCGGCAAGGGCTTTATCGTATTCACCCATTCGGGTAAGCGTAATGGCCCTAAAGTGGTAGGCTTGGGTATAAATGGGGTTAAACTTAATAGTCTTGGTGAAGTCCTCACGTGCCCCAATATAATCGCCCAGGTTATACTTGGCAATCCCTCTGAAAAAGTAAGCTTCGGCAAGGGTAGTATCAGCCTTGAGTATGGTGTTGAAAGAGGAGATAGCGTCAATATATTGGCTGTCGAACAGTCGCTGTCTACCCTGAAACAGAAAATGTTCCTTGTTGAGCTGCGAAAATGCTGAAACTGATGACAAAAGAAATCCAGTAAGTATAAGGATTATCGTTAGTTGTTTTCTCACGGATGGATTGCTTTAATTAAGAAACAAATATGGCAAGATTTTGTCGAAACATGGCAAAATCAAAATATAATTTGGTGTTTGTAGCATTTCTCACTTCAACTTGTATCAATTGCTATTTTGCTGTAGGTAGATTCGTCGTGATATATTAAATTGCTGAACTTTTATTAGGAGAGAATTGGTTTATGGACTTGAAAAAGTATAGTTGGAAACGGATATGGAGGCTGGTTAGGTATGCCATGGCAGCTTTTTTTATTTTGTCTATTGGATCTGTTATTCTATTTCGCTTTGTACCTATACCAGTAACCCCTTTAATGCTAATACGATGTAGCGAGCAGCTATCAAAAGGAAAAACTTTAAAACTTCAAAAGGATTGGGTTTCCTTGCGCAACATTTCGCCAAACATGGTTCAGGCTGCTGTGGCCTCTGAAGACAATCGTTTTCCTGACCATTTTGGCTTCGACTTTGAGGCTATTCGTAAGGCTTTGCGCCACAATGAGCACAGCAAGAGGTTGCGTGGGGCAAGTACTATTTCTCAGCAAACGGCCAAAAATGTGTTCTTATGGCCAAGCCGCTCCTATTTACGCAAAGGCATTGAGGCTTACTTTACCCTCCTAATTGAGGTTTTCTGGACCAAGGAGAGAATAATGGCGGTTTATCTCAATATTGTGGAGATGGGGGATGGCGTGTATGGTGTGGAGGCAGCTTCGCAGAAGTACTTTCATAAACCTGCTTCAAAGTTATCGCAGTCGGAGGCAGCCATGTTGGCGGCTATCCTACCGAGTCCAATAAAACGTAATCCGGCCAGACCGTCCCGATTCCTACTCAATAGCCAATATCAGATCATGGTAGCTATGCGGCAGCTCGGCCCTGTAGAACTTTAACTTCCAAAAATTAGGGTTGCTTACACTTGGCAATGGCTTCCA of the Williamwhitmania sp. genome contains:
- a CDS encoding MATE family efflux transporter — encoded protein: MDVRKYFKDSVNADVGYRRIWHIAFPIIIGSLVQNLLNITDTIFLGRLGVVALGAGAIGGLLHLAAVMVAYGFTIGTQIVVARRFGQKKYGSIGITLTHSFYFLLTLSLLLFWVLWQMAPTILSATLKSPRVMVAAVEFISWRKWGLFFVIISLLFQSFFIGIGRTKIISVANIVVVITNIILDYCMIFGNFGFPAMGIAGAALASVLAELLGAVFYVVYTMVAIDSVKYNLFAFTRFSSNFLRPLLRVSLPTMLQNLLSFSCWLLFFLFIENMGERVLAASNIVRSLYVLLLIPVWGFASATSSLTSYLIGSGRKEEVIRLVMRSEMLSLVSVLVVLAVSAFFSHDLLMLFTTDLTLVKFTSPILLVVAVAGPMLSIGMIAFQAVAGTGKTNITLLFETSDLLLYLFFAFLFSMVLHFSISAVWTVEILYGAFLAVSSLLYLKYGKWRNASI
- a CDS encoding tetratricopeptide repeat protein; its protein translation is MRKQLTIILILTGFLLSSVSAFSQLNKEHFLFQGRQRLFDSQYIDAISSFNTILKADTTLAEAYFFRGIAKYNLGDYIGAREDFTKTIKFNPIYTQAYHFRAITLTRMGEYDKALADFDKTLDLRVDIPGVYFNRGITNFLRQDFEDALKDFGTAIKLDPKFADAYINRGTAKIYLKDTAGALSDYNKALTLNNLNPEPYLKRGMLYLKMEKLDSALIDLNKTIQLDSTVTLAYFSRALVRNSKGDIKGALSDFNKVLTIEPENALTLYNRALIRSSIGDYNNALNDYNQVAALNPNNVLIYYNRGGVYYELGKYKESVKDYTKAIELYPDFATAYLNRSVAKRQLNDEKGAYLDYETAQKKIQEYKSKLGDKNFSEFADTSKKFNKLLAFDADFGRGTEGNNMVQNKKVDITLQPLYRITAVEAYEPPTTSNFYSQKFENFRKSLDLVPTAISANRSSLSPDTLKEKLEKVDSLIERTSSRTLLYEQAILLGDLKRYTSALEAYSTLYAQDKTDPFALINRSSVQGEMIEFINSVDNSFQAVTLNESGKPSVKRQQNVVIYNYKEAIEDLNEAARLMPDFPYIYYNRGNLDCLSGEFTKSIADYTKAIDLYPNLGEAYYNRGLVQLYLQETEKGCLDISKSGELGVKDAYNVIKRYCVKDDDK
- the mtgA gene encoding monofunctional biosynthetic peptidoglycan transglycosylase, which codes for MAAFFILSIGSVILFRFVPIPVTPLMLIRCSEQLSKGKTLKLQKDWVSLRNISPNMVQAAVASEDNRFPDHFGFDFEAIRKALRHNEHSKRLRGASTISQQTAKNVFLWPSRSYLRKGIEAYFTLLIEVFWTKERIMAVYLNIVEMGDGVYGVEAASQKYFHKPASKLSQSEAAMLAAILPSPIKRNPARPSRFLLNSQYQIMVAMRQLGPVEL